A single genomic interval of Nitrosomonadales bacterium harbors:
- the clsB gene encoding cardiolipin synthase ClsB: MKGLHQIDGNRLTLLQNGTEYFPELCADIDAAQHSIYLETYIFAADDTGRMVANALQRAASRGVSVRLLLDGFGSAELPQDRVDDLRTAGVEVQWFRRKRFTFTLRRNRLRRLHRKMAVMDGEVAYIGGINIIDDIPADGDFAMPRLDYAVRIQGTTAGEIHVVMRRLWSAVSWANLRKRMKKLERMLAVGTSWHATSASVVLLLRDNLRHRRDIERAYLKALAGAQREVVIANAYFLPGRIFRRALVQAAQRGVRVVLLLQGKVEYRLQHYATHALYDQLLAAGIEIYEYQASYLHAKVAVVDGAWATVGSSNIDPFSLLLAREANLMVQDAGFAAELRASLFDAIAQDASRIDPAEWRTLGWGARLLVRFSYASVRMAMGVLGYGKRLV, from the coding sequence ATGAAAGGACTGCACCAGATCGACGGGAACCGGCTCACGCTGTTGCAGAACGGCACGGAGTATTTTCCCGAACTATGCGCCGATATCGATGCGGCACAGCATTCGATCTATCTGGAGACCTATATCTTCGCGGCGGACGATACCGGACGCATGGTCGCCAACGCACTTCAGCGCGCCGCGTCGCGCGGCGTGTCGGTGCGACTGCTGCTGGACGGTTTCGGTTCGGCGGAATTGCCGCAGGACCGGGTGGACGATCTGCGCACCGCCGGCGTCGAGGTGCAGTGGTTCAGGCGGAAAAGATTCACCTTCACCTTGCGACGCAACCGGCTACGCCGGCTGCACCGCAAGATGGCGGTGATGGATGGCGAGGTCGCCTATATCGGCGGCATCAATATCATCGACGACATTCCGGCGGACGGCGATTTCGCCATGCCGCGTCTGGATTATGCGGTACGCATCCAGGGCACAACAGCCGGGGAGATCCATGTGGTCATGCGCCGCCTGTGGAGCGCAGTATCGTGGGCGAACCTGCGCAAGCGGATGAAAAAACTGGAGCGCATGCTTGCCGTGGGCACCTCATGGCACGCCACCTCCGCCAGCGTGGTGTTGCTGTTGCGCGACAACCTGCGCCATCGCCGCGATATCGAACGCGCGTACCTCAAGGCTCTTGCCGGCGCGCAACGCGAGGTGGTGATCGCGAACGCCTATTTCCTGCCCGGTCGCATCTTCCGCCGTGCGCTGGTGCAGGCCGCGCAGCGCGGCGTGCGCGTGGTGCTGCTGTTGCAGGGCAAGGTGGAATACCGCCTGCAGCATTACGCGACGCACGCGCTCTATGACCAGTTGCTGGCGGCGGGTATCGAAATATACGAATACCAGGCCAGTTACCTGCATGCCAAGGTTGCCGTGGTGGACGGCGCATGGGCCACGGTAGGCTCGTCCAACATCGACCCGTTCAGCCTGTTGCTTGCGCGCGAGGCCAACCTGATGGTGCAGGATGCGGGTTTTGCCGCAGAGTTGCGCGCCAGCCTGTTCGATGCCATCGCGCAGGATGCTTCGCGCATCGACCCGGCGGAATGGCGCACGCTCGGCTGGGGCGCGCGTCTGCTGGTGCGGTTCAGCTATGCGTCGGTGCGCATGGCGATGGGCGTGCTGGGCTACGGCAAGCGGCTCGTCTAG
- a CDS encoding bifunctional diguanylate cyclase/phosphodiesterase, with protein sequence MSDPKQGISSPARPFRKALRNANPQLTLGKLLVLVSALSLALGFTLIFFLSSIVRDHAVHQLAHDDARQTSKLVFQSLYAGMRKGWDKQEIADTIKRLNESFPDIRIKVYRGEIVTRQFGGIAGEADIIGKDPALSQALSSGQDALLFPDDDNIRYLYPLTAKQECLACHTQSSVGAVHGVIDILYPIETLKVSFSDVINSLVGYTLLIMGLVFFILYLQLNYFVAMPIATLAGVMRRMTMDMDLTHRFDGSMRLLELKQLAKYFNRLLKTIRDYNVRLEELSVRDPLTGLFNRRKFQEFLQHEIIMSTRHQRGFSVIMVDLDNFKYINDTFGHPVGDMVLKELAAMLSEQLRRGDVLARMGGDEFAIILPETLAKSGLQVTHKLHQTLADKEFDLPVGKIRSTASFSMVSFPEDGTTEEALYSAMDVVLYKAKKHGKNQVMTAETNEDRSMMAIFKQGDFLRNAMNEDRIEAFMQPIINVQTGEVFAFEVLMRIVDGNQIIPADHFVDVAEELGMAKELDRIVFRKGLAHYAKVAAAHPQVKLFFNLFPRSFSDLEWIRGIPELARSAGVPCESMVLEITEREALPHLNQVRSVIEDLRARNISVALDDFGSGFSSFLYLKYLTVDYVKIEGSFVQKMADDERDRIIVEQINDMAHRFGIKTVAEFVEDEATAEILVEIGVDYVQGYFYGRPALPE encoded by the coding sequence ATGAGCGATCCGAAACAGGGAATCTCAAGTCCAGCAAGGCCTTTCAGAAAGGCACTCAGAAACGCCAACCCCCAACTGACGTTGGGGAAGTTACTGGTTCTGGTTTCAGCGCTATCCCTGGCGCTCGGGTTCACCCTGATATTCTTCCTGTCCAGCATCGTGCGCGATCATGCCGTGCACCAGTTGGCACACGATGATGCGCGGCAGACTTCCAAACTGGTGTTCCAAAGCTTGTATGCCGGGATGCGCAAAGGCTGGGACAAGCAGGAGATCGCCGACACCATCAAGCGGCTCAACGAAAGTTTTCCCGATATCAGGATCAAGGTCTACCGCGGCGAGATCGTCACCCGGCAATTTGGCGGCATAGCCGGCGAGGCCGACATCATCGGGAAAGACCCCGCGCTGTCACAAGCGCTAAGCAGCGGACAGGATGCGCTGCTGTTTCCCGACGATGACAATATCCGTTATCTCTACCCGCTGACAGCCAAGCAGGAGTGTTTGGCATGCCATACCCAGTCAAGCGTCGGCGCGGTACATGGCGTAATTGACATCCTCTACCCGATTGAAACCCTGAAGGTGTCGTTCAGTGATGTGATCAACAGTCTGGTCGGATATACGCTGTTGATCATGGGGCTGGTCTTTTTCATCCTGTATCTGCAACTGAATTATTTCGTGGCCATGCCGATCGCCACATTGGCGGGTGTCATGCGCCGGATGACGATGGACATGGATTTGACCCATCGCTTCGACGGCTCGATGCGGCTGCTTGAACTGAAGCAGCTTGCCAAGTACTTCAATCGACTGCTCAAGACGATACGCGATTACAACGTCAGACTGGAAGAACTGTCGGTACGCGACCCGCTGACCGGCTTGTTCAACCGACGCAAGTTCCAGGAGTTCCTGCAGCATGAAATCATCATGTCAACGCGTCACCAGCGCGGATTCTCGGTGATCATGGTCGATCTGGATAACTTCAAGTACATCAACGACACTTTCGGCCACCCGGTCGGAGACATGGTTCTCAAGGAACTGGCTGCAATGTTGTCCGAACAGCTCCGGCGGGGCGACGTGCTTGCCAGAATGGGGGGCGACGAATTCGCCATCATCCTCCCGGAAACCCTGGCGAAAAGTGGTTTGCAGGTCACCCACAAGTTGCACCAGACGCTCGCAGACAAGGAATTCGATCTGCCGGTCGGCAAGATACGCAGCACGGCAAGTTTCAGCATGGTCAGCTTTCCCGAGGATGGCACGACGGAGGAAGCGCTTTACTCGGCCATGGATGTGGTGCTGTACAAAGCCAAGAAACACGGCAAGAACCAGGTGATGACCGCCGAAACAAATGAGGATCGCAGCATGATGGCGATCTTCAAGCAAGGCGACTTTTTGCGCAACGCCATGAACGAAGATCGTATCGAGGCATTCATGCAACCCATCATCAACGTGCAGACTGGGGAAGTATTCGCATTCGAGGTCCTGATGCGGATCGTCGATGGCAACCAGATCATCCCGGCCGATCACTTTGTCGATGTTGCGGAAGAATTGGGCATGGCAAAGGAACTCGACCGGATCGTGTTCCGCAAGGGATTGGCCCATTATGCCAAGGTCGCGGCGGCACATCCGCAGGTGAAACTCTTTTTCAACCTGTTCCCGCGCAGTTTCAGCGACCTTGAGTGGATACGCGGCATTCCCGAGTTGGCGAGAAGTGCCGGCGTTCCCTGTGAAAGCATGGTGCTGGAGATCACCGAGCGCGAAGCCTTGCCGCACCTGAACCAGGTCCGGTCTGTGATCGAAGACCTGCGTGCCCGCAATATCTCCGTTGCGCTGGACGATTTCGGCAGCGGCTTCTCGTCATTCCTGTACCTGAAATATCTGACCGTCGATTACGTGAAGATCGAAGGCAGCTTTGTCCAGAAAATGGCCGATGACGAGCGCGACCGCATCATCGTGGAGCAGATCAACGACATGGCGCACCGGTTCGGCATCAAGACCGTTGCGGAATTCGTCGAAGATGAAGCGACAGCCGAGATATTGGTCGAAATCGGCGTGGACTATGTGCAAGGCTATTTCTATGGTCGCCCGGCACTGCCTGAATGA
- a CDS encoding ABC transporter ATP-binding protein/permease, with amino-acid sequence MRPSSNPSPDATTRGDWKAIRSLLPYLLEFRGRVILAMSLLVCAKLANVAVPLVLKEIIDALDKSHAVLVIPVFLIVGYGVLRLFSTLFGELRDAVFAKVTQRAIRRVALQVFEHLHSLSLRFHLDRQTGGVSRDIERGTRGIGFLLNFMLFNILPTLLEIGLVAAILFSKYNVWFAVITFVTLLIYIAFTLLVTEWRMVVRRSMNDLDSKANTRAIDSLLNYETVKYFGNEGYEARRYDDNMQHWEVAAVRNTTSLALLNAGQSLIVAIGITALMLLAADEVVNGTMTLGDLVLVNVFMIQLYMPLHFLGFVYREIRHALADMEKMFRLLHEHREIADTPEASALQVGDASVSFEQVSFGYAPDRQILFDVSFTIPAGHKIAVVGASGAGKSTLSRLLFRFYDVQQGRILVNGQDIREVTQSSLRAAIGIVPQDTVLFNDTIYYNIAYGRPVATRDEVIAAAQAAHIHTFIESLPQGYDSTVGERGLKLSGGEKQRVAIARAILKNPAILIFDEATSALDSKSEKAIQAELRMIAQDRTTLVIAHRLSTVVDADQILVMDKGHIVERGTHHDLLTQNGMYAQMWNLQKQEEQMHPAY; translated from the coding sequence ATGCGACCTTCTTCGAATCCATCGCCCGACGCCACCACGCGCGGCGACTGGAAGGCCATCCGTTCGCTGCTGCCTTACCTGTTGGAATTCAGGGGGCGCGTGATCCTGGCGATGAGCCTGCTGGTGTGCGCCAAGCTCGCCAACGTGGCGGTTCCGCTGGTCCTGAAAGAGATCATCGACGCGCTGGACAAGTCCCATGCAGTGCTGGTGATACCGGTGTTCCTGATCGTCGGCTATGGCGTGCTGCGCCTGTTCAGCACGCTGTTCGGCGAATTGCGCGACGCGGTGTTCGCCAAGGTGACCCAACGCGCCATCCGCCGCGTGGCGTTGCAGGTGTTCGAGCATCTGCACAGCCTGAGCCTGCGCTTCCACCTCGACCGGCAGACCGGCGGCGTGTCGCGCGACATCGAACGCGGCACGCGCGGCATCGGCTTCCTGTTGAACTTCATGCTGTTCAACATCCTGCCCACGCTGCTGGAGATCGGTCTGGTGGCCGCGATCCTGTTCAGCAAATACAACGTGTGGTTCGCGGTGATCACTTTCGTCACGCTGCTGATCTATATCGCCTTCACCCTGCTTGTCACCGAGTGGCGCATGGTGGTTCGCCGCTCCATGAACGATCTGGATTCCAAGGCGAACACCCGCGCCATCGACAGCCTGCTGAACTACGAGACGGTCAAGTATTTCGGCAACGAGGGCTATGAAGCACGCCGCTACGACGACAACATGCAGCACTGGGAAGTCGCGGCCGTGCGCAACACCACTTCGCTGGCGCTGCTGAACGCGGGCCAGAGCCTGATCGTCGCGATCGGCATCACCGCGCTGATGCTGCTGGCCGCGGACGAAGTGGTCAATGGCACCATGACGCTGGGCGATCTGGTTCTGGTGAACGTGTTCATGATCCAGCTCTACATGCCGCTGCATTTCCTCGGTTTCGTGTACCGCGAGATACGCCACGCGCTGGCCGACATGGAAAAGATGTTCCGCCTGCTGCACGAGCATCGCGAGATCGCGGACACGCCGGAAGCCTCGGCCCTGCAGGTCGGCGATGCATCGGTATCGTTCGAACAGGTCAGCTTCGGCTATGCACCGGACCGGCAGATACTGTTCGATGTGAGTTTCACGATCCCTGCCGGACACAAGATTGCCGTGGTGGGTGCGAGCGGTGCCGGCAAGTCCACGCTGTCACGCCTGCTGTTCCGCTTCTACGATGTGCAGCAGGGCCGTATCCTCGTCAACGGTCAGGATATCCGCGAAGTGACGCAGAGCAGCCTGCGCGCCGCGATCGGTATCGTGCCGCAGGACACCGTGCTGTTCAACGATACGATCTATTACAACATCGCCTATGGCCGCCCCGTCGCGACACGCGATGAAGTCATCGCCGCCGCGCAGGCCGCACACATTCACACTTTCATCGAATCACTGCCGCAGGGCTATGACTCGACGGTGGGCGAACGCGGCCTGAAACTGTCCGGCGGCGAGAAGCAACGCGTGGCGATCGCGCGCGCCATCCTGAAGAATCCGGCGATCCTGATCTTCGACGAAGCCACTTCGGCGCTGGATTCCAAATCGGAAAAGGCGATCCAGGCCGAGCTGCGCATGATCGCGCAGGATCGCACCACCCTGGTCATCGCACACCGCTTGTCCACTGTGGTCGATGCCGACCAGATACTGGTGATGGACAAGGGCCATATCGTCGAGCGCGGTACGCATCACGATCTGCTGACACAGAACGGCATGTACGCGCAAATGTGGAACCTTCAGAAACAAGAGGAGCAAATGCACCCTGCCTATTGA
- the pbpG gene encoding D-alanyl-D-alanine endopeptidase, producing MKKKLLLFMLMGHALVAHAGEYDASLSTIRSDHELSSPMFRLGSAPKLSSSIALIYDEQSGRTLYSKNSDSVAPIASITKLMTAMVVLDAKLPLNEEIRIDVADMDTLKGTRSRLRIGMQFTRSELLKLALMASENRAAAALARTYPGGTSAAIAAMNAKARELGMSDTRFLDSTGLNSDNVSTAHDLVRMVSRAKQYDLIQKYTTSASHSVDGWAGRQLRFSNTNPLVRNASWDIGVSKTGYISEAGRCLVMEATINQRPVIIVLLDSWGKRTRIGDANRIKKWIESNNLRGHAARHG from the coding sequence ATGAAGAAAAAACTGTTGCTGTTCATGCTGATGGGTCATGCATTGGTCGCCCACGCGGGCGAGTACGATGCCAGCCTCAGCACGATAAGGTCGGATCATGAATTATCCAGCCCGATGTTCAGGCTGGGCTCTGCACCAAAATTGAGTTCCAGTATCGCGCTGATCTATGACGAGCAGAGCGGACGCACGCTGTACAGCAAGAACTCCGATTCTGTCGCGCCCATCGCCTCGATCACCAAACTGATGACCGCCATGGTGGTGCTGGATGCGAAATTGCCGCTGAACGAAGAAATCCGCATCGATGTGGCCGACATGGACACGCTCAAGGGAACGCGTTCGCGCCTGCGCATCGGCATGCAGTTCACCCGTAGCGAACTGCTCAAACTGGCCTTGATGGCTTCCGAGAACCGGGCGGCAGCGGCGCTGGCGCGTACCTATCCCGGCGGGACGAGTGCGGCAATCGCAGCGATGAATGCCAAGGCACGCGAATTGGGAATGTCCGACACGCGCTTCCTCGACTCGACCGGTTTGAACAGCGATAACGTTTCCACGGCGCACGATCTGGTCAGGATGGTTTCCAGGGCGAAACAATACGATCTGATACAGAAATACACCACTTCCGCATCGCACTCGGTGGACGGCTGGGCGGGACGCCAGCTTCGCTTCAGCAATACCAACCCGCTGGTAAGGAACGCCTCGTGGGATATCGGCGTGAGCAAGACCGGATACATCAGTGAAGCTGGGCGCTGTCTGGTGATGGAGGCGACGATCAATCAGCGTCCGGTGATCATCGTGCTGCTCGATTCATGGGGCAAGCGTACCCGCATCGGCGATGCCAACCGCATCAAGAAATGGATAGAGAGCAACAACCTGCGCGGCCATGCCGCGCGACACGGTTAA
- a CDS encoding response regulator, which translates to MKGNQHTILLVEDDPVEVERVRRACDLCELHPHLAVVDDSTEALEWLSRASGTGALMPGLILLDLKLPKLNGLAVLRRLRMDEHTWDLPIVVYSGEHEPYDVVLSYQIGANSFVYKPADTDQFNEMFHELIAYWMRPRQRKLSFIER; encoded by the coding sequence GTGAAGGGGAATCAGCACACCATATTGCTGGTCGAGGACGATCCGGTCGAGGTCGAGCGGGTTCGCCGCGCTTGCGATTTGTGCGAACTGCATCCGCATTTGGCGGTAGTGGACGACAGCACGGAAGCGCTGGAATGGCTGTCGCGCGCGTCCGGGACGGGCGCTCTCATGCCCGGGTTGATCCTGCTGGATCTGAAGTTGCCCAAGCTCAATGGTCTTGCCGTGTTGCGTCGCCTGCGCATGGACGAACATACGTGGGATTTGCCCATTGTCGTCTACTCCGGGGAACACGAGCCTTACGACGTGGTGCTTAGCTATCAGATCGGGGCGAACAGCTTCGTCTATAAACCCGCGGATACCGACCAGTTCAACGAAATGTTCCATGAACTGATCGCGTACTGGATGCGGCCGCGCCAGCGCAAGCTGTCTTTCATCGAACGCTAA
- the alaS gene encoding alanine--tRNA ligase: MKSSEIRQKFLDYFASKGHAVVASSSLVPHEDPTLLFTNAGMNQFKDVFLGFDKRPYTRAASSQKCVRAGGKHNDLENVGYTARHHTFFEMLGNFSFGDYFKQDAIKYAWELLTDVFKLPKDKLYVTVYAEDDEAYDIWTKEIGLEASRVIRIGDNKGARYASDNFWMMGDTGPCGPCTEIFYDHGAHIPGGLPGTPEEDGDRYIEIWNNVFMQFNRDEQGVMHPLPKPSVDTGMGLERISAVLQHVHSNYEIDLFQALIKAAARETHCADLDSPSLKVLADHIRACSFLIADGVIPGNEGRGYVLRRIIRRAIRHGYKLGAREAFFCNMVSDLVEQMGAAYPELAAEQVRVKGILKQEEERFFATIEHGMAILEADLAEMDKADVTVFNGETAFKLHDTFGFPLDLTADICRERNVSVDVAGFNAAMAHQKEQARAAGKFKMAANLEYSGPATTFHGYEMLEHKGNVLALYKDGVEVNELNEGEMGVVVLDDTPFYAESGGQVGDRGELRSVHGIFAVEDTQKIQATVFGHHGVVKTGKLTVGNGVNARVDMQARARTERNHSVTHLMHKALREVLGPHVQQKGSQVDPDKTRFDFVQNQPMTDAEIRRVESIVNAEILANSATDASVMGIEDAQKTGAMMLFGEKYGDEVRVLSIGSSKELCGGTHVKRTGDIGLFKIVAESGVAAGVRRVEAVTGEGALALVQQQEDQLQQVADAVKSQPQEAAARVAQIMDNVKVLEKELAALKSKLASAQGDELAVQAQDFNGVKVLAAKLEGADVATLRETMDKLKDKLKSAAIVLAAVNDGKVSLIAGVTQDATAKVKAGELVNFVAQQVGGKGGGRPDMAMAGGTQPEHLAAALDSVPDWVKAKL; encoded by the coding sequence ATGAAAAGCAGTGAGATCCGCCAGAAGTTCCTCGATTATTTTGCCTCCAAAGGCCACGCCGTGGTCGCCTCCAGTTCGCTGGTTCCGCACGAAGACCCGACGCTGTTGTTCACCAATGCCGGGATGAACCAGTTCAAGGATGTGTTCCTCGGTTTCGACAAGCGCCCCTATACCCGCGCCGCGTCGTCGCAGAAATGCGTGCGCGCCGGCGGCAAGCACAACGATCTCGAGAACGTCGGCTACACCGCGCGCCACCACACTTTCTTCGAGATGCTGGGCAACTTCAGTTTCGGCGACTACTTCAAGCAGGATGCGATCAAGTACGCTTGGGAACTGCTGACCGATGTATTCAAGCTGCCCAAGGACAAGCTCTACGTCACCGTGTATGCCGAGGACGATGAAGCCTACGACATCTGGACCAAGGAGATCGGTCTGGAGGCTTCCCGTGTGATCCGCATCGGCGACAACAAGGGCGCGCGTTACGCATCCGACAATTTCTGGATGATGGGCGACACCGGCCCCTGCGGTCCCTGCACCGAGATCTTCTACGACCACGGTGCGCACATCCCCGGCGGGCTGCCCGGCACGCCCGAGGAAGACGGCGACCGCTACATCGAGATATGGAACAACGTGTTCATGCAGTTCAACCGTGACGAGCAGGGCGTGATGCATCCGTTGCCCAAGCCGTCGGTGGATACCGGCATGGGGCTGGAGCGCATCTCGGCGGTGCTGCAACACGTCCATTCCAATTACGAGATCGATCTGTTCCAGGCGCTGATCAAGGCGGCGGCGCGCGAAACGCACTGCGCCGACCTGGATTCGCCATCGCTCAAGGTGCTGGCCGACCACATTCGCGCTTGCTCGTTCCTGATCGCCGACGGCGTGATCCCCGGCAACGAAGGTCGCGGCTATGTGCTGCGCCGCATCATCCGCCGCGCGATCCGTCACGGCTACAAGCTGGGTGCGCGCGAAGCATTCTTCTGCAACATGGTGTCCGACCTGGTCGAACAGATGGGCGCAGCCTATCCAGAACTGGCCGCCGAACAGGTGCGGGTGAAAGGCATACTCAAGCAGGAAGAAGAGCGCTTCTTTGCGACCATCGAACACGGCATGGCCATCCTCGAAGCGGATCTGGCCGAGATGGACAAAGCGGATGTGACGGTATTCAACGGCGAGACCGCGTTCAAGCTGCACGATACGTTCGGCTTTCCGCTTGATCTTACAGCCGACATCTGCCGCGAGCGCAATGTTTCTGTGGATGTCGCGGGCTTTAACGCTGCGATGGCGCACCAGAAGGAACAGGCTCGCGCGGCCGGAAAATTCAAGATGGCGGCCAACCTTGAATACTCCGGCCCCGCGACCACCTTCCACGGCTATGAAATGCTGGAACACAAGGGCAACGTGCTGGCCTTGTACAAGGACGGCGTGGAAGTGAACGAGCTGAATGAGGGCGAAATGGGCGTGGTGGTGCTGGATGACACCCCGTTCTACGCCGAGTCCGGCGGACAGGTGGGCGACCGCGGCGAACTGCGCAGCGTGCACGGCATCTTCGCGGTCGAGGACACGCAGAAGATCCAGGCGACCGTGTTCGGCCACCACGGCGTGGTGAAGACCGGAAAACTCACCGTGGGCAATGGCGTCAATGCGCGTGTGGATATGCAGGCGCGCGCGCGCACCGAGCGCAACCATTCTGTGACGCACCTGATGCACAAGGCTTTGCGCGAAGTGCTGGGCCCGCATGTGCAGCAGAAGGGTTCGCAAGTCGATCCGGACAAAACGCGTTTTGACTTCGTGCAGAACCAGCCGATGACGGATGCGGAGATACGTCGCGTGGAATCCATCGTCAACGCCGAGATCCTCGCCAACAGTGCGACCGATGCCAGCGTGATGGGCATTGAGGACGCGCAGAAGACCGGCGCGATGATGCTGTTCGGCGAGAAGTACGGCGACGAAGTGCGCGTGCTGTCCATCGGCAGCTCCAAGGAGCTGTGCGGCGGTACGCACGTCAAGCGTACCGGTGATATCGGCCTGTTCAAGATCGTGGCCGAGAGCGGCGTGGCGGCAGGCGTGCGCCGCGTCGAAGCGGTGACCGGTGAAGGCGCACTTGCGCTGGTGCAGCAGCAGGAAGACCAGTTGCAACAAGTGGCCGATGCGGTGAAGTCGCAGCCGCAGGAAGCCGCCGCGCGCGTCGCCCAGATCATGGACAATGTGAAGGTACTGGAAAAAGAATTGGCCGCGCTGAAATCGAAACTCGCTTCCGCGCAGGGCGATGAACTGGCGGTGCAGGCACAGGACTTCAACGGCGTGAAAGTGCTGGCCGCGAAGCTGGAGGGCGCCGATGTCGCCACGCTGCGCGAGACCATGGACAAGCTGAAGGACAAGCTCAAATCAGCCGCCATCGTGCTGGCTGCGGTGAACGACGGCAAGGTCAGTCTGATCGCTGGCGTGACCCAGGATGCGACCGCGAAGGTGAAGGCGGGTGAGTTGGTGAACTTTGTCGCGCAACAGGTTGGCGGCAAAGGCGGGGGCAGGCCAGACATGGCGATGGCGGGAGGCACGCAACCGGAACATCTGGCTGCGGCACTGGATTCCGTTCCGGACTGGGTGAAAGCAAAACTGTAG
- the recX gene encoding recombination regulator RecX: MGKKPEPGLRTRALKLLARREYSRAELRDRLSHAQTDEDSGPPSPEQVDALLDDLVERGWLSDARAAAQLVHARRDRFGTRRIAHELRQKGIAENLIADTLPELKESELEAAQEVWQKKFGVAPHEAKEKARQVRFLQSRGFSMDVIFRVIRGAGDAGDE; the protein is encoded by the coding sequence GTGGGGAAAAAACCTGAACCCGGTCTGAGAACGCGGGCGCTGAAACTTCTGGCGCGCCGCGAATACAGCCGCGCCGAACTGCGCGACAGGCTGTCGCATGCGCAAACTGATGAGGACTCAGGTCCGCCGTCTCCGGAACAAGTCGATGCGTTGCTGGACGACCTTGTCGAGCGCGGCTGGCTGTCGGATGCGCGTGCCGCGGCGCAACTGGTGCATGCCAGACGCGACCGCTTCGGCACCCGGCGCATCGCGCATGAGTTGCGCCAGAAGGGCATCGCCGAGAACCTGATCGCCGATACGTTGCCGGAACTGAAGGAATCCGAACTGGAGGCGGCGCAAGAGGTTTGGCAGAAGAAGTTCGGCGTCGCGCCGCATGAAGCAAAAGAAAAAGCCCGGCAGGTGCGTTTCCTGCAATCGCGCGGTTTTTCCATGGATGTGATCTTCAGGGTGATACGCGGCGCAGGGGATGCCGGGGACGAATAG
- the recA gene encoding recombinase RecA yields MDENKSKALAAALSQIEKQFGKGSIMRLGESDVAKDIQVVSTGSLGLDIALGVGGLPRGRVVEIYGPESSGKTTLTLQVIAEMQKLGGTAAFIDAEHALDPQYAQKLGVKVEDLLISQPDNGEQALEIADMLVRSASVDVVVIDSVAALTPKAEIEGEMGDAQMGLHARLMSQALRKLTANIKRSNTLVIFINQIRMKIGVMFGNPETTTGGNALKFYASVRLDIRRIGAIKKGDEVVGNETRVKVVKNKVAPPFREAFFDILYGEGISREGEIIDLGVQHKLVEKSGAWYSYQGNKIGQGKDNVREYLRSNPEIAREIENRVREAVGVAAMVAPNKE; encoded by the coding sequence CGAAAAACAGTTCGGCAAGGGTTCGATCATGCGCCTGGGCGAGAGCGATGTGGCCAAGGATATCCAGGTGGTATCCACCGGCTCGCTCGGTCTGGATATCGCGCTGGGCGTCGGCGGTTTGCCACGCGGACGGGTGGTGGAGATATACGGGCCGGAGTCTTCCGGCAAGACCACGCTGACCCTGCAGGTCATCGCCGAGATGCAGAAGCTGGGCGGCACGGCGGCGTTCATCGATGCGGAACATGCGCTTGACCCGCAGTACGCGCAAAAGCTGGGTGTGAAAGTGGAAGACCTGCTGATCTCGCAGCCGGACAACGGCGAACAGGCGCTGGAGATCGCCGACATGCTGGTGCGCTCCGCATCGGTGGACGTGGTGGTGATCGACTCGGTCGCCGCGCTGACGCCCAAGGCCGAGATCGAGGGCGAGATGGGCGACGCGCAGATGGGGTTGCATGCGCGTCTGATGTCGCAGGCGCTGCGCAAGCTGACGGCCAACATCAAGCGTTCCAACACGCTGGTGATCTTCATCAACCAGATCCGCATGAAGATCGGCGTGATGTTCGGCAACCCGGAAACCACCACCGGCGGCAATGCGCTCAAGTTCTATGCTTCGGTGCGACTGGATATCCGCCGCATCGGCGCGATCAAGAAGGGCGACGAAGTGGTCGGCAACGAGACGCGCGTGAAAGTGGTGAAGAACAAGGTCGCGCCGCCGTTCCGCGAGGCGTTCTTCGACATCCTGTACGGCGAGGGCATCTCGCGCGAAGGCGAGATCATCGATCTTGGCGTGCAGCACAAGCTGGTCGAAAAATCCGGCGCCTGGTACAGCTATCAGGGCAACAAGATCGGACAGGGCAAGGACAACGTGCGCGAATATTTGCGCAGCAATCCGGAGATTGCTCGCGAGATCGAAAATCGCGTCCGCGAGGCGGTCGGTGTTGCCGCAATGGTTGCGCCGAACAAGGAATGA